The Mesorhizobium sp. B2-8-5 genome segment GACGATCTTCTTCGACGGACGGCCATTGCGGTGCCGGCCAGGCGACAGCGTTGCCGCGGCATTGCTGGCTGCAGGCATTGAGCGGTTCCGCACGACGCCGGTCAGTGGAACCGATCGCATGCCCCATTGCATGATCGGCAATTGCTTCGACTGCCTGGTCGAGATCGATGGGCAGGCCGACCAGCAGGCCTGCCTGGTGCCGGTTAGAGAAGGCTCCCAAGTGCGATCACAACTGGGCACGGGAAGGTTCGACGCAGCATGACCGATGCCCCGCGCACACACTGCGAGCTTGCCATTGTCGGCGGCGGCCCGGCAGGCCTGGCGGCCGCGGCACTCGCTGCGGAACTTGGCGTGGAAACAATACTGTTCGACGAGCAGCCAACGCCTGGCGGACAGATCTATCGGAACATAGAAGCTAACAGCCGCAAGCACGACGCATTGAGCAATATTCTCGGCGCCGACTACGCCAAGGGACTTGCGCTGGTGGAGCGGTTCCGCAGGAGCGGTGCCGCATACGAGCCCCTGAGCGCTGTCTGGCAGGTATCGGCTGCAGGCAAGCTCGGTGTATCGCGGAAGGGCCGAGCCTATCTGACGAGAGCCGGCAGGGTCATTCTGGCAACTGGCGCAATGGAGCGTCCGGTTCCGATTCCAGGATGGACGCTGCCCGGCGTCATGGGAGCAGGTGCGGCACAGACGCTTATGAAAGCGTCCGGCCTGGTGCCAG includes the following:
- a CDS encoding (2Fe-2S)-binding protein encodes the protein MFRRLRTDDLTTTIFFDGRPLRCRPGDSVAAALLAAGIERFRTTPVSGTDRMPHCMIGNCFDCLVEIDGQADQQACLVPVREGSQVRSQLGTGRFDAA